The Amblyraja radiata isolate CabotCenter1 chromosome 1, sAmbRad1.1.pri, whole genome shotgun sequence genome contains a region encoding:
- the LOC116975850 gene encoding heterogeneous nuclear ribonucleoprotein D-like isoform X1, which translates to MEQPMVAAGSEEFPEGAKINASKNQEDEGKMFIGGLSWDTSKKDLTDYLSRFGEVVDCTIKMDAVTGRSRGFGFVLFREPASVDRVLELKEHKLDGRLIDPKRAKAIKGKEPAKKVFVGGLSPDVPEEMVKDYFGAYGEIEGIELPIDNKTNERRGFCFITFKEEEPVKRLLENKYHNIGSSKCEIKVAQPKEVYRQQQQRGGRGGGGFGGRGRGRGGQNPNWNQGYNSYWNQGYSSYNNGYSNPGYNGYGGYDYSGYNYNNYGYAPEYDTYNTNVPPDGQSRNGIDGRGEVCGLDCLTLSAEGGCLEASGQVSRAAMERHLEVQAVTRITTNHTKEKLI; encoded by the exons ATGGAGCAGCCCATGGTGGCCGCGGGCTCCGAGGAGTTTCCCGAGGGAGCCAAGATCAACGCCAGCAAAAACCAGGAGGACGAAGG AAAAATGTTCATTGGGGGCCTTAGCTGGGATACAAGCAAGAAGGATTTGACAGATTACTTGTCCAGGTTCGGTGAAGTAGTGGACTGTACCATAAAAATGGACGCGGTGACGGGACGGTCAAGAGGATTTGGTTTTGTACTATTCAGAGAACCTGCAAGTGTGGACAGG GTGTTGGAACTGAAGGAACACAAGCTTGATGGGAGGCTTATTGACCCCAAAAGAGCAAAGGCAATAAAAGGCAAGGAGCCAGCTAAGAAAGTTTTTGTTGGTGGCCTAAGTCCTGATGTGCCCGAAGAAATGGTTAAAGACTATTTTGGAGCATATGGAGAG ATTGAAGGCATTGAACTTCCCATTGACAACAAGACGAATGAACGGAGAGGATTCTGCTTTATCACATTCAAGGAAGAAGAACCAGTGAAAAGGCTTTTGGAGAATAAGTATCACAATATAGGCTCAAGCAAG TGTGAAATTAAAGTGGCACAGCCCAAGGAAGTCTacaggcagcagcagcaacgaGGAGGCAGAGGTGGAGGTGGGTTTGGTGGAAGAGGTCGCGGTAGAGGGG GACAAAATCCGAACTGGAACCAGGGATACAACAGCTACTGGAATCAAGGTTATAGTAGTTACAACAATGGCTATAGCAATCCAGGTTACAATGGATATGGAGGTTATGATTACTCTGGGTATAACTACAACAACTACGGATATGCTCCAGAATATGATACCTACAATA CAAATGTGCCTCCTGATGGTCAATCAAGGAACGGCATTGATGGTCGTGGAGAAGTCTGCGGCCTGGACTGCCTCACCCTCTCTGCTGAAGGAGGCTGTTTAGAGGCAAGTGGCCAG gtcagcagagcagctaTGGAAAGGCATCTAGAGGTGCAGGCAGTCACCAGAATAACTACCAACCATACTAAAGAAAAATTGATATAG
- the LOC116975850 gene encoding heterogeneous nuclear ribonucleoprotein D-like isoform X3, with protein sequence MEQPMVAAGSEEFPEGAKINASKNQEDEGKMFIGGLSWDTSKKDLTDYLSRFGEVVDCTIKMDAVTGRSRGFGFVLFREPASVDRVLELKEHKLDGRLIDPKRAKAIKGKEPAKKVFVGGLSPDVPEEMVKDYFGAYGEIEGIELPIDNKTNERRGFCFITFKEEEPVKRLLENKYHNIGSSKCEIKVAQPKEVYRQQQQRGGRGGGQNPNWNQGYNSYWNQGYSSYNNGYSNPGYNGYGGYDYSGYNYNNYGYAPEYDTYNTNVPPDGQSRNGIDGRGEVCGLDCLTLSAEGGCLEASGQVSRAAMERHLEVQAVTRITTNHTKEKLI encoded by the exons ATGGAGCAGCCCATGGTGGCCGCGGGCTCCGAGGAGTTTCCCGAGGGAGCCAAGATCAACGCCAGCAAAAACCAGGAGGACGAAGG AAAAATGTTCATTGGGGGCCTTAGCTGGGATACAAGCAAGAAGGATTTGACAGATTACTTGTCCAGGTTCGGTGAAGTAGTGGACTGTACCATAAAAATGGACGCGGTGACGGGACGGTCAAGAGGATTTGGTTTTGTACTATTCAGAGAACCTGCAAGTGTGGACAGG GTGTTGGAACTGAAGGAACACAAGCTTGATGGGAGGCTTATTGACCCCAAAAGAGCAAAGGCAATAAAAGGCAAGGAGCCAGCTAAGAAAGTTTTTGTTGGTGGCCTAAGTCCTGATGTGCCCGAAGAAATGGTTAAAGACTATTTTGGAGCATATGGAGAG ATTGAAGGCATTGAACTTCCCATTGACAACAAGACGAATGAACGGAGAGGATTCTGCTTTATCACATTCAAGGAAGAAGAACCAGTGAAAAGGCTTTTGGAGAATAAGTATCACAATATAGGCTCAAGCAAG TGTGAAATTAAAGTGGCACAGCCCAAGGAAGTCTacaggcagcagcagcaacgaGGAGGCAGAGGTGGAG GACAAAATCCGAACTGGAACCAGGGATACAACAGCTACTGGAATCAAGGTTATAGTAGTTACAACAATGGCTATAGCAATCCAGGTTACAATGGATATGGAGGTTATGATTACTCTGGGTATAACTACAACAACTACGGATATGCTCCAGAATATGATACCTACAATA CAAATGTGCCTCCTGATGGTCAATCAAGGAACGGCATTGATGGTCGTGGAGAAGTCTGCGGCCTGGACTGCCTCACCCTCTCTGCTGAAGGAGGCTGTTTAGAGGCAAGTGGCCAG gtcagcagagcagctaTGGAAAGGCATCTAGAGGTGCAGGCAGTCACCAGAATAACTACCAACCATACTAAAGAAAAATTGATATAG
- the LOC116975850 gene encoding heterogeneous nuclear ribonucleoprotein D-like isoform X5 has product MEQPMVAAGSEEFPEGAKINASKNQEDEGKMFIGGLSWDTSKKDLTDYLSRFGEVVDCTIKMDAVTGRSRGFGFVLFREPASVDRVLELKEHKLDGRLIDPKRAKAIKGKEPAKKVFVGGLSPDVPEEMVKDYFGAYGEIEGIELPIDNKTNERRGFCFITFKEEEPVKRLLENKYHNIGSSKCEIKVAQPKEVYRQQQQRGGRGGGQNPNWNQGYNSYWNQGYSSYNNGYSNPGYNGYGGYDYSGYNYNNYGYAPEYDTYNSQQSSYGKASRGAGSHQNNYQPY; this is encoded by the exons ATGGAGCAGCCCATGGTGGCCGCGGGCTCCGAGGAGTTTCCCGAGGGAGCCAAGATCAACGCCAGCAAAAACCAGGAGGACGAAGG AAAAATGTTCATTGGGGGCCTTAGCTGGGATACAAGCAAGAAGGATTTGACAGATTACTTGTCCAGGTTCGGTGAAGTAGTGGACTGTACCATAAAAATGGACGCGGTGACGGGACGGTCAAGAGGATTTGGTTTTGTACTATTCAGAGAACCTGCAAGTGTGGACAGG GTGTTGGAACTGAAGGAACACAAGCTTGATGGGAGGCTTATTGACCCCAAAAGAGCAAAGGCAATAAAAGGCAAGGAGCCAGCTAAGAAAGTTTTTGTTGGTGGCCTAAGTCCTGATGTGCCCGAAGAAATGGTTAAAGACTATTTTGGAGCATATGGAGAG ATTGAAGGCATTGAACTTCCCATTGACAACAAGACGAATGAACGGAGAGGATTCTGCTTTATCACATTCAAGGAAGAAGAACCAGTGAAAAGGCTTTTGGAGAATAAGTATCACAATATAGGCTCAAGCAAG TGTGAAATTAAAGTGGCACAGCCCAAGGAAGTCTacaggcagcagcagcaacgaGGAGGCAGAGGTGGAG GACAAAATCCGAACTGGAACCAGGGATACAACAGCTACTGGAATCAAGGTTATAGTAGTTACAACAATGGCTATAGCAATCCAGGTTACAATGGATATGGAGGTTATGATTACTCTGGGTATAACTACAACAACTACGGATATGCTCCAGAATATGATACCTACAATA gtcagcagagcagctaTGGAAAGGCATCTAGAGGTGCAGGCAGTCACCAGAATAACTACCAACCATACTAA
- the LOC116975850 gene encoding heterogeneous nuclear ribonucleoprotein D-like isoform X7 produces the protein MEQPMVAAGSEEFPEGAKINASKNQEDEGKMFIGGLSWDTSKKDLTDYLSRFGEVVDCTIKMDAVTGRSRGFGFVLFREPASVDRVLELKEHKLDGRLIDPKRAKAIKGKEPAKKVFVGGLSPDVPEEMVKDYFGAYGEIEGIELPIDNKTNERRGFCFITFKEEEPVKRLLENKYHNIGSSKCEIKVAQPKEVYRQQQQRGGRGGGQNPNWNQGYNSYWNQGYSSYNNGYSNPGYNGYGGYDYSGYNYNNYGYAPEYDTYNSGETEV, from the exons ATGGAGCAGCCCATGGTGGCCGCGGGCTCCGAGGAGTTTCCCGAGGGAGCCAAGATCAACGCCAGCAAAAACCAGGAGGACGAAGG AAAAATGTTCATTGGGGGCCTTAGCTGGGATACAAGCAAGAAGGATTTGACAGATTACTTGTCCAGGTTCGGTGAAGTAGTGGACTGTACCATAAAAATGGACGCGGTGACGGGACGGTCAAGAGGATTTGGTTTTGTACTATTCAGAGAACCTGCAAGTGTGGACAGG GTGTTGGAACTGAAGGAACACAAGCTTGATGGGAGGCTTATTGACCCCAAAAGAGCAAAGGCAATAAAAGGCAAGGAGCCAGCTAAGAAAGTTTTTGTTGGTGGCCTAAGTCCTGATGTGCCCGAAGAAATGGTTAAAGACTATTTTGGAGCATATGGAGAG ATTGAAGGCATTGAACTTCCCATTGACAACAAGACGAATGAACGGAGAGGATTCTGCTTTATCACATTCAAGGAAGAAGAACCAGTGAAAAGGCTTTTGGAGAATAAGTATCACAATATAGGCTCAAGCAAG TGTGAAATTAAAGTGGCACAGCCCAAGGAAGTCTacaggcagcagcagcaacgaGGAGGCAGAGGTGGAG GACAAAATCCGAACTGGAACCAGGGATACAACAGCTACTGGAATCAAGGTTATAGTAGTTACAACAATGGCTATAGCAATCCAGGTTACAATGGATATGGAGGTTATGATTACTCTGGGTATAACTACAACAACTACGGATATGCTCCAGAATATGATACCTACAATA GTGGAGAAACGGAGGTATAA
- the LOC116975850 gene encoding heterogeneous nuclear ribonucleoprotein D-like isoform X2 produces MEQPMVAAGSEEFPEGAKINASKNQEDEGKMFIGGLSWDTSKKDLTDYLSRFGEVVDCTIKMDAVTGRSRGFGFVLFREPASVDRVLELKEHKLDGRLIDPKRAKAIKGKEPAKKVFVGGLSPDVPEEMVKDYFGAYGEIEGIELPIDNKTNERRGFCFITFKEEEPVKRLLENKYHNIGSSKCEIKVAQPKEVYRQQQQRGGRGGGGFGGRGRGRGGQNPNWNQGYNSYWNQGYSSYNNGYSNPGYNGYGGYDYSGYNYNNYGYAPEYDTYNTNVPPDGQSRNGIDGRGEVCGLDCLTLSAEGGCLEVSRAAMERHLEVQAVTRITTNHTKEKLI; encoded by the exons ATGGAGCAGCCCATGGTGGCCGCGGGCTCCGAGGAGTTTCCCGAGGGAGCCAAGATCAACGCCAGCAAAAACCAGGAGGACGAAGG AAAAATGTTCATTGGGGGCCTTAGCTGGGATACAAGCAAGAAGGATTTGACAGATTACTTGTCCAGGTTCGGTGAAGTAGTGGACTGTACCATAAAAATGGACGCGGTGACGGGACGGTCAAGAGGATTTGGTTTTGTACTATTCAGAGAACCTGCAAGTGTGGACAGG GTGTTGGAACTGAAGGAACACAAGCTTGATGGGAGGCTTATTGACCCCAAAAGAGCAAAGGCAATAAAAGGCAAGGAGCCAGCTAAGAAAGTTTTTGTTGGTGGCCTAAGTCCTGATGTGCCCGAAGAAATGGTTAAAGACTATTTTGGAGCATATGGAGAG ATTGAAGGCATTGAACTTCCCATTGACAACAAGACGAATGAACGGAGAGGATTCTGCTTTATCACATTCAAGGAAGAAGAACCAGTGAAAAGGCTTTTGGAGAATAAGTATCACAATATAGGCTCAAGCAAG TGTGAAATTAAAGTGGCACAGCCCAAGGAAGTCTacaggcagcagcagcaacgaGGAGGCAGAGGTGGAGGTGGGTTTGGTGGAAGAGGTCGCGGTAGAGGGG GACAAAATCCGAACTGGAACCAGGGATACAACAGCTACTGGAATCAAGGTTATAGTAGTTACAACAATGGCTATAGCAATCCAGGTTACAATGGATATGGAGGTTATGATTACTCTGGGTATAACTACAACAACTACGGATATGCTCCAGAATATGATACCTACAATA CAAATGTGCCTCCTGATGGTCAATCAAGGAACGGCATTGATGGTCGTGGAGAAGTCTGCGGCCTGGACTGCCTCACCCTCTCTGCTGAAGGAGGCTGTTTAGAG gtcagcagagcagctaTGGAAAGGCATCTAGAGGTGCAGGCAGTCACCAGAATAACTACCAACCATACTAAAGAAAAATTGATATAG
- the LOC116975850 gene encoding heterogeneous nuclear ribonucleoprotein D-like isoform X4, giving the protein MEQPMVAAGSEEFPEGAKINASKNQEDEGKMFIGGLSWDTSKKDLTDYLSRFGEVVDCTIKMDAVTGRSRGFGFVLFREPASVDRVLELKEHKLDGRLIDPKRAKAIKGKEPAKKVFVGGLSPDVPEEMVKDYFGAYGEIEGIELPIDNKTNERRGFCFITFKEEEPVKRLLENKYHNIGSSKCEIKVAQPKEVYRQQQQRGGRGGGGFGGRGRGRGGQNPNWNQGYNSYWNQGYSSYNNGYSNPGYNGYGGYDYSGYNYNNYGYAPEYDTYNSQQSSYGKASRGAGSHQNNYQPY; this is encoded by the exons ATGGAGCAGCCCATGGTGGCCGCGGGCTCCGAGGAGTTTCCCGAGGGAGCCAAGATCAACGCCAGCAAAAACCAGGAGGACGAAGG AAAAATGTTCATTGGGGGCCTTAGCTGGGATACAAGCAAGAAGGATTTGACAGATTACTTGTCCAGGTTCGGTGAAGTAGTGGACTGTACCATAAAAATGGACGCGGTGACGGGACGGTCAAGAGGATTTGGTTTTGTACTATTCAGAGAACCTGCAAGTGTGGACAGG GTGTTGGAACTGAAGGAACACAAGCTTGATGGGAGGCTTATTGACCCCAAAAGAGCAAAGGCAATAAAAGGCAAGGAGCCAGCTAAGAAAGTTTTTGTTGGTGGCCTAAGTCCTGATGTGCCCGAAGAAATGGTTAAAGACTATTTTGGAGCATATGGAGAG ATTGAAGGCATTGAACTTCCCATTGACAACAAGACGAATGAACGGAGAGGATTCTGCTTTATCACATTCAAGGAAGAAGAACCAGTGAAAAGGCTTTTGGAGAATAAGTATCACAATATAGGCTCAAGCAAG TGTGAAATTAAAGTGGCACAGCCCAAGGAAGTCTacaggcagcagcagcaacgaGGAGGCAGAGGTGGAGGTGGGTTTGGTGGAAGAGGTCGCGGTAGAGGGG GACAAAATCCGAACTGGAACCAGGGATACAACAGCTACTGGAATCAAGGTTATAGTAGTTACAACAATGGCTATAGCAATCCAGGTTACAATGGATATGGAGGTTATGATTACTCTGGGTATAACTACAACAACTACGGATATGCTCCAGAATATGATACCTACAATA gtcagcagagcagctaTGGAAAGGCATCTAGAGGTGCAGGCAGTCACCAGAATAACTACCAACCATACTAA
- the LOC116975850 gene encoding heterogeneous nuclear ribonucleoprotein D-like isoform X6, with the protein MEQPMVAAGSEEFPEGAKINASKNQEDEGKMFIGGLSWDTSKKDLTDYLSRFGEVVDCTIKMDAVTGRSRGFGFVLFREPASVDRVLELKEHKLDGRLIDPKRAKAIKGKEPAKKVFVGGLSPDVPEEMVKDYFGAYGEIEGIELPIDNKTNERRGFCFITFKEEEPVKRLLENKYHNIGSSKCEIKVAQPKEVYRQQQQRGGRGGGGFGGRGRGRGGQNPNWNQGYNSYWNQGYSSYNNGYSNPGYNGYGGYDYSGYNYNNYGYAPEYDTYNSGETEV; encoded by the exons ATGGAGCAGCCCATGGTGGCCGCGGGCTCCGAGGAGTTTCCCGAGGGAGCCAAGATCAACGCCAGCAAAAACCAGGAGGACGAAGG AAAAATGTTCATTGGGGGCCTTAGCTGGGATACAAGCAAGAAGGATTTGACAGATTACTTGTCCAGGTTCGGTGAAGTAGTGGACTGTACCATAAAAATGGACGCGGTGACGGGACGGTCAAGAGGATTTGGTTTTGTACTATTCAGAGAACCTGCAAGTGTGGACAGG GTGTTGGAACTGAAGGAACACAAGCTTGATGGGAGGCTTATTGACCCCAAAAGAGCAAAGGCAATAAAAGGCAAGGAGCCAGCTAAGAAAGTTTTTGTTGGTGGCCTAAGTCCTGATGTGCCCGAAGAAATGGTTAAAGACTATTTTGGAGCATATGGAGAG ATTGAAGGCATTGAACTTCCCATTGACAACAAGACGAATGAACGGAGAGGATTCTGCTTTATCACATTCAAGGAAGAAGAACCAGTGAAAAGGCTTTTGGAGAATAAGTATCACAATATAGGCTCAAGCAAG TGTGAAATTAAAGTGGCACAGCCCAAGGAAGTCTacaggcagcagcagcaacgaGGAGGCAGAGGTGGAGGTGGGTTTGGTGGAAGAGGTCGCGGTAGAGGGG GACAAAATCCGAACTGGAACCAGGGATACAACAGCTACTGGAATCAAGGTTATAGTAGTTACAACAATGGCTATAGCAATCCAGGTTACAATGGATATGGAGGTTATGATTACTCTGGGTATAACTACAACAACTACGGATATGCTCCAGAATATGATACCTACAATA GTGGAGAAACGGAGGTATAA